From the genome of Virgibacillus siamensis, one region includes:
- the pheT gene encoding phenylalanine--tRNA ligase subunit beta codes for MLVSINWLKRYVDIGDITPEELAEKITKTGIEVDGIEYIADESKNVVTGYVKSCERHPNADKLNLCQVDVGDETLQIICGAPNISQGQKVAVARPGAVLPGNFKIKKVKLRGIESNGMICSLQELGIEEKYVPKDVADGIFVFPDDVEIGEDVEPLLNLNDAVLEFDLTPNRADCLSMLGVAYEVAAILNQDIMLPDETVNFSEEKATDHVSVEVENPELNPYYGAVIIKDLEVGKSPLWMRNALIAAGIRPINNVVDITNYVLLEYGQPLHAFDYDLLNSDKIVVRRAKQDEKMVTLDDVERNLSADHLLITNGKEPVALAGVMGGANTEVNADTKTVLLEAAYFNPSSVRKTVKDTGLRSESSTRFEKGVDPNRVARAGMRAAHLMQKYAGGTVLAEPATFDKLDRSEKIVEINTNEINKRLGTAIRNEEIGDILNRLQFSFEQQAEEFSVTIPTRRGDITIFEDMLEEAARIYGYDNLPFTLPKGSSQAGGLTHYQQLKREIKGYLQGAGLMETITYSLTKDELVTKFLSPEISEKNPKPVHLSMPMTEDHKSLRLSLIPELLQTVSYNQARNQMDLAYYELGNIFISAEENLTQQPEEKLRASGVLTGNWLVHLWQQEKKHVDFYLVKGILEGLFDFLGIEADYVQAELPELHPGRCAVIMINNKTAGYLGQVHPKLEKDLDIKETYIFDIDMDYVLEVYSGSNSYKPIPKYPSVSRDIAFIVDEDVRAGDIKKQIEETGAPLVQDVHIFDVYKGEHLEDGKKSIAISLLYQDPEKTLKDEEVEASYQEIVGKVNDKFDAYVRS; via the coding sequence ATGTTAGTTTCAATAAATTGGCTTAAAAGATATGTTGATATTGGGGATATTACACCTGAAGAACTGGCTGAAAAAATCACTAAAACCGGAATTGAAGTTGATGGCATCGAATATATTGCCGACGAGAGTAAAAACGTTGTGACAGGTTATGTGAAATCGTGCGAGAGGCATCCAAATGCGGATAAGCTGAATTTATGCCAGGTTGATGTTGGTGATGAGACATTACAAATTATTTGCGGGGCACCGAACATCAGTCAGGGGCAAAAGGTGGCAGTAGCCAGACCAGGCGCTGTTTTACCAGGTAATTTTAAAATTAAGAAAGTGAAATTGCGGGGGATTGAATCCAACGGCATGATTTGTTCATTACAGGAGTTGGGGATTGAAGAAAAATATGTGCCGAAAGATGTTGCAGATGGAATATTCGTATTTCCTGATGATGTAGAAATTGGCGAAGATGTTGAACCCTTGTTAAACCTTAATGATGCTGTTTTGGAATTTGACCTGACTCCGAACCGTGCCGATTGTTTAAGTATGCTCGGTGTTGCATATGAAGTAGCAGCTATTTTGAATCAGGACATTATGCTGCCGGATGAAACAGTGAATTTCAGTGAGGAAAAAGCAACTGACCATGTATCAGTTGAAGTGGAAAACCCGGAATTGAATCCGTATTACGGTGCAGTCATTATTAAGGATTTAGAGGTTGGGAAGTCCCCGCTATGGATGCGCAATGCATTGATAGCTGCAGGAATACGGCCAATCAATAATGTAGTGGATATTACAAACTATGTTCTATTGGAATATGGTCAACCGCTTCATGCATTTGATTATGATTTATTGAATTCGGATAAAATTGTTGTGCGACGTGCCAAACAAGATGAAAAAATGGTTACACTTGATGATGTTGAACGAAATCTGTCAGCCGATCACTTGCTAATTACAAATGGTAAAGAACCGGTTGCTTTGGCAGGTGTAATGGGCGGCGCCAACACAGAGGTTAATGCGGATACAAAAACGGTATTGCTTGAAGCAGCATACTTCAACCCATCATCTGTCAGGAAAACAGTCAAAGATACCGGTTTGCGCAGTGAATCGAGTACTCGATTTGAAAAAGGAGTAGACCCGAACCGTGTCGCCAGAGCAGGAATGCGGGCAGCACATCTGATGCAGAAATATGCCGGTGGTACAGTATTGGCTGAGCCAGCAACATTTGATAAGTTGGACCGTTCTGAAAAAATTGTTGAAATCAATACAAATGAAATCAACAAACGGCTTGGGACAGCGATACGAAACGAAGAAATTGGTGACATATTAAACAGATTGCAGTTTTCATTTGAGCAACAGGCAGAAGAATTTTCAGTAACAATCCCAACACGGCGCGGGGATATTACTATTTTTGAGGATATGTTGGAAGAAGCTGCACGAATTTATGGATATGACAATTTGCCATTTACATTGCCAAAAGGATCTTCACAAGCTGGAGGGCTTACACATTACCAACAATTAAAACGGGAAATTAAAGGTTATCTGCAAGGAGCCGGATTAATGGAAACTATTACCTATTCCTTGACGAAAGATGAACTGGTTACGAAGTTTCTCAGTCCGGAAATATCCGAAAAAAATCCGAAGCCTGTTCATTTATCCATGCCGATGACGGAGGATCATAAATCCTTAAGGTTGAGTTTGATTCCTGAATTACTGCAAACAGTATCTTATAACCAGGCAAGAAATCAGATGGACCTTGCATATTATGAGCTTGGTAACATATTTATTTCCGCTGAAGAAAATCTGACACAGCAGCCGGAAGAAAAGCTTAGAGCATCAGGTGTATTGACAGGTAACTGGTTAGTACATCTTTGGCAGCAGGAGAAAAAGCACGTGGATTTCTATTTGGTAAAAGGAATCTTGGAAGGTTTATTTGATTTCCTGGGAATCGAAGCAGACTATGTGCAGGCTGAATTGCCTGAACTCCATCCCGGAAGATGTGCCGTTATTATGATTAACAATAAAACAGCAGGATACCTGGGGCAAGTTCATCCAAAATTGGAAAAGGACTTGGACATCAAGGAAACATATATTTTTGACATTGACATGGATTATGTGTTGGAAGTATACAGCGGCTCCAACAGCTATAAACCAATTCCGAAATATCCATCTGTCTCAAGGGATATCGCATTTATTGTTGATGAGGATGTACGAGCAGGGGACATTAAAAAGCAGATTGAAGAAACCGGTGCGCCGCTCGTACAGGATGTACACATTTTTGATGTATACAAAGGCGAGCACCTGGAAGATGGTAAAAAGTCAATTGCTATCAGTCTGCTGTACCAGGATCCGGAAAAAACATTAAAAGATGAAGAGGTCGAGGCATCG